Proteins encoded within one genomic window of bacterium:
- a CDS encoding PEP-CTERM sorting domain-containing protein, which produces MKRFLLVVALIVCAVGFAGPASAVVLDDSYLIGTVIDGAPSSPTDEVGYANQLISMYNTGDPGPTVVGTETFALDVGGNVPAPPLDPVVLAGSLTSDPPTFPSTAGYDYLYAKFGGYGALFFIDGLSFDSISLTPPEGVQGGGLSHYALFNPGTTQVPEAGTLMLLGFGLAGVGTLRRFLKR; this is translated from the coding sequence GTGAAAAGATTTCTCCTCGTGGTAGCGCTTATCGTTTGTGCGGTGGGTTTCGCGGGTCCCGCTAGTGCCGTTGTGTTAGATGACAGCTACTTGATTGGCACGGTGATAGACGGCGCGCCCAGCAGTCCTACGGACGAAGTTGGGTATGCAAACCAGTTGATCAGCATGTACAACACCGGGGATCCCGGGCCGACTGTTGTCGGTACTGAAACTTTCGCATTAGATGTTGGTGGAAACGTTCCTGCCCCGCCTCTTGACCCCGTGGTTCTTGCCGGTAGTCTTACGTCCGATCCCCCCACTTTCCCTTCGACTGCCGGGTATGACTACCTTTACGCAAAGTTCGGCGGTTATGGTGCGCTCTTTTTTATCGACGGATTGTCATTCGATTCCATTAGCTTGACTCCCCCCGAAGGGGTTCAGGGAGGTGGCCTTTCGCACTATGCGTTGTTTAATCCAGGTACCACGCAAGTTCCTGAGGCAGGGACCTTGATGTTGCTGGGGTTCGGCCTCGCGGGCGTGGGCACGTTGCGTCGCTTCCTCAAGCGGTAA